The sequence gagacgggtcaatcctaccgatattcacaataaaaagtaatactcttagcataaaaagtaatattttttcatggatgacctaaataaaagttctgtctcacaaaatacgacccttaAGACTGTCTCAAGTTTTTGCCATACTTTTTCTGTTTTGAAAATCATAAATGGACTGGTTATGATAAAATGGAAATAAAGACTTGGTCAAACATACTAATTGGCATTATTGTCGTCTTTAAATGAATCGGTGGGGTCAAAGTCACAcgagaaataaataattgaagttcgGTTAAGAAATTAACACTaactaaataattataattagtcGGTGAATTAatcattgtttttaattattatataagaGTCATCATGTGCAATTGAATATTCACCTAATGAAAATTGTTTTCAATTTAAAGGTCTCAAAAAAAATCCAGAGCAACAAATTTTTACTTAGTCATCCAGATTATCATTTTTTCCAGCAATATCAAGGAATTCGAATGAGGCCATTTAAACAAAAGAATTGTGATAATATGTAATTAttagtaaataaaaataaattttaataggAAAATCACGCAAAAATAAACTGAATTCGAAGGAAATTGTAAGGATGATATCATTTGATGGTTGCTTGCATTTGATgaacttgaaaatattaattacaatttttacggattagaaatatttatatttttcccTGTGATGTCAAATGTCAACACTATTTTTACTAAGAAACCCCGATTAAACCTTCTCTCgtacaaaagaaaaatcaacGAATCTAATCAAAAATATCTCAagcatcaaaataaatttaagtagATTTTGTTACCAAGAAactaaagaaaaagaaaataatataagaACTCATCCACAAAATCCAGAACTTCCTTTTTACACGATATATATAACTTGCCTGCTGCAGAATATTTGATGAGGATTATATTTAAAAAGGAAATACATAAACTAAAATTTGTAATGCCTAACCAAGTTCAATTTCAATCATTCTCTTAACCAATAACCTCCTCCTTAAACTGCTTAACTCTAGCAACAAACTCCCCCCTTTTTTGCTGCAAAAAAAGAATCAATAGTAAGTGGAAAGAAAAAGGCTCAAATATAGAATATCTAAGGTGGGGAGAGGGAAAGGCGTTGAACGGAATTTTGTCGAGTGCCGACCTCGAAAATGAGATAGCGAGTGGTGAACCAAATCGTATAGCCCAGGCCCACGAGTTCCAACACTTTTGGGAGCTAAAATTTAAACCATCTTGCAAGTTAGTAACTTGGTATAGAGCAAGTGTAATTAGGAAAGGATAAAGCATAGACATAATCGAAGTGCACTCACCaagggaatagaatcaatggcaccTATGACGGCAACTGCTATCCTAAGGGAAATCAAGCCGCCAATGCCCAACGCAACAatagaatatttattttcataatcgaactgaaagggaaaaaaacaaagatcagaaataaaaaatataccaaTCAGAAAATGGGAAGGTGGATACCTTCGCAGTCCGCAGagacaaaaaataaatcatctttATTACTCCTTTGTTATTGTTAAAGGATGAATATTCACTGCGGCAGCCACAGGATTACGTGTAAGATAGGGGGCGAGTAAGTGCCTTTTGGAGGAGCTGAAACTCAATTTTCCAAAGACTACAAATAAAACTTGAGGGATTTCAACAATTGTGAATTACAATTAAGAATCTTTTGGTAAGTAAGATACGCTCAAGTTCCAGGTACTGCGAACTTCTTTATGCaagaatattaaaatatcaatgtACCAATAGGCATTAAAGTTTATTAGAGAACCGCCAAATCTAAAGATAAAGTATACAAAGAAAAGATGAAATATTCGGAAGATAACAATGGTTGATGGGGCACGCTGGAAAACCATTCGAACCAATGAAGAATATTAggacaaaacaaaaaaaagaataGCATAAAGGTTGCTCAGGTAACCGCTCAGGCTCGACATAATAGCCGATCTTTCATAAAGCGTTCAAAAGCTTTCATCATATTGAAATTACTCTTCATAGCAACCCAGCTCATATTATCAGCTAGCCACTTTCCAGCGAGAAAATGTCAAAAGGCAAAACAGGTAGAATCAGAAGGTACATGCTAGTGTGTTGGAGTGGCTCACAAACAGCGACTTGCGTTTTACAAGGAAGACTCGTAACATCATGATTTCAACTGTGGCCAAAGAACAAGGAATTAAAAAACAGGGTGCTGCCTTAAGGCAGGAGACAACTAATAGACTCAATAATAATAGgagatttggaaaaaaaaaatcgctcTTGCGAAATGATAGTTTCAATTAAAATGTCAGTTTTTCCTTATGCATTTTGCTTTTTGCGGAATTTAGAGGCCTGTGTAGGAAGAAAATTTGCTAGAGACAACAATCAAACCGAACCGACAAGTATGAGATCTGTAAAATGCAGAAAATCCTTCTAAAATGGcactcatttaattttttaatcaatggCCTGCGTTTTTATAAGCTGTATGTATAGCAATCAGCAACGACAATAAACTAACCTAAACCACAAATAGTATGGAACCATTAGGACATACTACGTGCAAGGACAACAAAACGAAAGACGTGAGAAAAAACCTTTATATTAAGGTCCTCCAAGAACTTAAGCAGTTGCAATGAATCATCTTCTTGTAGCACCGCATCAGGCTGATTAATGTAATCTTCCTTCTTTTCAACAGGCAGAGAGTCTACCACTTCGACTGTCATCGCACCTTCCAATTCTGGCTCGTCTTTGATACCGGAGGTTGCTTCAGTCACATATATCTCGGGCACGGTTTCCTCGGGTGTGGTTACCTCGGGAGCATCTGCCACAGACATTGTATCCTCAGGCGAGGTTGTCACAGTAGTCGTCTCATCGGGTGAGACTGCCTCATAAGTGGTTGCCTCAGTCGTGGAGCTGAGACATGAAATAATTGTGTATCGAGGTCCTGTTCACATGATTACAGGGAATAAGCACCTTCATTGTCGCAGTTAACGACAATGGATCACAATACCCGCAACAGGAAAAACCATCATACGAAAATCCTATTTAAATTAGATACAGAAGATAAGAACAAAACCAGTCCTCACCTGGAGCCATAGCACTTAAAAAACTTCGACGGCAGAAAATTCAGAAAGCAAAAATATTGATCCTGAATCATCGGTTCTCACGAGAATCCAAATAAATCTAATAACATCTAcagaaaaaactaaaaaaatgggaaaacaaacaaaaaagagTAGGCCAGCTAATTCTTTTCAAGTATCTCACATAAAAGTGGAAAACGAAATCCAATTGATTACCAGAAGTAAAGCGGGTTTGCTTCAGGTGGGCAGGACAAGGGGTACTGCATTTGATTGGGTATCGAATGTTGCTGGGAGCAATGTGCGGCGGTGGCGGCTTCGGCGTctgaaaaaggagattggagatGCCTCGAGCTGTGCACAGCTCCATGTTTTTTGAATGGACGGTATTATAGGAAAGTGGTGATCTGATAAATGCTAGGGTTTTATTGGGGCGATCGGATTAGGTTTCAATGCCGTGTTTGGTTTAGCAACGTAACACGTGGAAAATCAAAGCGGGACGCGATTTTGTTGGGTGGTTCCCAAGGAAACgggaataattataatattagtGTTCCTCGCCCAGCCAAAGGTCCGTGCAAGGAAGCAAGCAGTAACGTAAATGAATCAGATcgtttataaattatttgaatttttgttcGGCGAAAAGTATATTTGAAATCGTTTATTAAGTTTATCGAATCGTGCTCGAATTTAAAGATATTCAGTTCGTAAGCTTGcggctcgagctcgactcgtttcTGTGGTTCGAGCTCGGATAGTTTGTTGGAAAATAACTCAAGTATCGGAAGACAATTTGCATTGTCTTATATCCATATATGAGTGAgagattatatattaaaaagacTATAAAATGATAAGCATATATACCCCTTAAATTCTCATATCTTATTCGGTCTTTTGGTTAAGAATGCTCTATGAGCTCAAAGACGAACTTGTTTAACGAGCTAAAAATGAGATTGTTTAACGAACTCGAAAATGAGCTCGGGCCAACCTCGTAAACGTGATAAACAAGCTATTAATGAACCAAACTCAAGCTATTCGCGAGCTTAGTAATTTCAAAACGAACAGAGCTCGAACCTCATGATAAAAGCTCGAATTGAGATCGAGCCGAGATCAAGCTTATGTATATCTTAAATGAGTCGAGCTCGAGGCTGATACTATTTGACTTAGCTCTGCTTGTTTACATCCCTAGATGTAAACGATTCAACTTATACGTGAATATATCGTGAACAACTTGGTCAAAACTCAATTCTAGCTTAGTTTGACCAAGTACAAGTCGATTTCGAGTAGCTCAACAATTTTTTTGAGTTAAGTTTCAATATCAATTATTTGTACTCGAGCAGCTTGCGACTaacaacacacacaaacacatatatatataagtattaaAAATAAGGTATATTTTGGCGAATGCATGCTAAAATCCGAGTTGAAGATCTATATgctaaaattcatatttttatgcTCGAGTAACCTAATATATACATGCGTCAAGTTTGAGCTTAAAATGCATTATTCGctcgaactcgaactcgaactcgaactcTAGTAGACAAGATTTAAATCAATTGAAATGGTACTCGCGAGCTCGACTGGACTTGTGTGCACCCAACATACATACATGTTAAAATTATGTATGAGGTTTAGAGATTAtgtacaaatataaatttaacaaaattaatCATTTTATGTTAAAGTGAtatgataatttaaaaattaaaaattagaggtaatatgattatttaaaaataaaaaatacatagatataacaaataaatattttattgagacacgttaattataataataggTCGTGTTGACTTCGATGTCatcaataattcaatatatagtgATTATgtatttcatataaataaatccataaattatttatttaatatcaatcaaatcattttaataataatattattattattatttaagttatatttttacttatatttatttattattaaaaatgataaaattataatttatcattttatctGAATCTAACCTATCAAttcaaatattgtttatttaatacAGTTTCATAGtttacttaaatattttaacaattacGATTTTGTTTCTATATTCAATCTCTTCAATTTAACTAAACAAATTCttgtaaataaacaaaaattgtataaaaatatattttatggtaattttaattaaataattatgaaatgtTTTTATAATCTTCGTACTACTATTGGTTTTATATAAAAGTATACCATgtgttaatatataatttaaagcTAAGTTTTTATGATTACAAACTAAATTGATATGTTTTAATTAAGTTGATAAATGCATATCACCAAAGAAGTTTATTGAACAAATCTGAACTGACAAAAACTCGCAGAAAATAATTGATATGAAGTTCACTTATATCAATACACACTTATATTGGTATTGATTGAACTAAGTTGAACAAATAACAAAACGTACCAATCTGATTATTGATCTGATGACATTCTCAATAAACAACTAACAGTTATCTATTATCTATGTGAAAGATTTGAATATTATCTGCATAACATAATAAAAGATCCATCAGTTACTCTTCTCATCTAGTGtccaagaaaatttaattggtCATTATTATCTTTGGATAAAGAACAAAGACATGTAACACCCTCTGCATAATTGTCTGGAATCCAACACATATGTGAGTgctgtatttatttattaacgTCAAGAACCAACAATTATAAAAGAGGATGTATCATAATTGAAGAAGACCATTATTACATTGAATATCATGAACATTATCTAAAATCTCAGCATCTCTTAAAAGAATTATTCTAAGTTGATTTGCACACGTCTCAAATTTTTATCAAATCATCTTAAGGATCACTTTGTGCACAATTTTGTTCTCATTTATTTTGTATACATAAGTTTTATTGTTGAGTGATAATCATTGTAATCATTAGAAGTTTGTTTCTAAACAAATTTAACTTTGTACAATTAGTTGCTAGGAGTTTcagcttaataaaattttttacccGAGTTGAAGTAAGTTTGTACAAAAGAGTTGTGCCTATCAAATCTTCTGACGGAAGAAAGGGAGACGTAAAATATAagtctttgaattttcataaacaaattATCGTCATTATTTACTTATAGtcatttacttttattttattttatccgaTTTTAGAATTTAACACTCATTTTGTGTTTTGAGTTGTTTCCACTATGATGAGTTTAGTCCTTAGTTCTGATTGGAAAATTAACTCGAGCTGCTCACAACTtatgttttcttatttttcggtttaatttgaaaaagtttattaacacctctttaaacttcttttTGATCTTATTTTTACATTTTGTCATCACATTTGTACTTGAGTACGTATATCGGCATTAGCAATACTTTGCACAAAGTATTcgttaaatattaatttgattcgtgtttttttaatttttttttacaaatataaaaaattaagtagTACACATGATGAATATGATAATCTCCAGTCAGTATTAGTATAAGAAACAACATGAAATATAACATAAGATTTGATATGAGAAATCCCGTGGAAATAACAACGTCAACACCAAAAATCAAGATAGAGAAATGTGGTAAGTTTAGAAAAAGCAAggttgaaaaggaaaaatatctCAACAGATAAAGTTTGAAAAGTGGGAAATTTTATAAATGGCGAAAATAATAAGGgaatcaaattaattatcttGGACTAAAATGTTTATATGTAAGAACaactttaaattatatatatataattttcaatgtATTTATCTCACTCGTTTCCCAATCAATTATTTTCCATCTATTCGTCATTGACCAGAAAAAATTTAATTCCACTTTCCCAAATAATTAAGGGCATTCCCCTCATTCAGAATTTCCAAAATTTTGTGTATTGAATGATTGaattattctttttttaaaacaataaaaattaatatgctTTAATAATACATAATTATCTTAACTCAAAATATGCATTAATGCTTGATAAAAGTACCTCTACAACATTATCAAG comes from Primulina huaijiensis isolate GDHJ02 chromosome 2, ASM1229523v2, whole genome shotgun sequence and encodes:
- the LOC140970985 gene encoding protein CURVATURE THYLAKOID 1D, chloroplastic-like, producing MELCTARGISNLLFQTPKPPPPHIAPSNIRYPIKCSTPCPAHLKQTRFTSGPRYTIISCLSSTTEATTYEAVSPDETTTVTTSPEDTMSVADAPEVTTPEETVPEIYVTEATSGIKDEPELEGAMTVEVVDSLPVEKKEDYINQPDAVLQEDDSLQLLKFLEDLNIKFDYENKYSIVALGIGGLISLRIAVAVIGAIDSIPLLPKVLELVGLGYTIWFTTRYLIFEQKRGEFVARVKQFKEEVIG